Proteins from a single region of Bdellovibrio bacteriovorus HD100:
- a CDS encoding glucose-6-phosphate isomerase encodes MLEISHSFHKIDESVLVKCQESLKLFLQRKEIGFPQVMERVSLWQQSYKVGTELAEKFKKIVIVGLGGSSLGTRVIAEVFCARNMFFVDNVDALEFETLIEELGDLKEVAWVFISKSGTTIESLCALELVDQIYTEEKLNLPKHSVVISETKDSSLMAWARKHSIPTCEIPLDVGGRFSVLSPVGMMPAAFLGLDLEKFRVGAMRALNDTAVVTQTMAQVAQSYQREEWITLLWIYNSRMKSFGAWYQQLWAESLGKPETRAGKPAPRVSTPMSAVGASDQHSILQQVMEGTKDKFVVFQRVEESEAGSLRIKKAQFKETQDLEGRTMGELLRAEGLATQEALNQSGVSTMTLKTKVLDEHSLGYMFMFWQLVVAGLGDYLEIDAFNQPGVELGKRLAKEKLKKA; translated from the coding sequence GATGGAGCGTGTTTCTTTGTGGCAGCAGTCTTATAAAGTTGGGACTGAACTGGCGGAGAAATTTAAGAAGATTGTTATTGTTGGTTTGGGTGGAAGTTCGCTGGGGACTCGTGTCATTGCGGAAGTTTTCTGTGCTCGCAATATGTTCTTTGTCGACAATGTGGATGCTCTGGAATTTGAGACTTTGATTGAAGAGCTGGGGGACCTTAAAGAGGTTGCTTGGGTCTTTATTTCCAAGAGTGGAACTACGATTGAATCTTTGTGTGCTTTGGAGCTTGTGGATCAGATTTACACGGAAGAAAAACTGAATCTTCCCAAGCACAGTGTGGTTATTTCTGAAACCAAAGACAGCAGTTTGATGGCTTGGGCTCGCAAGCATTCTATTCCTACTTGTGAAATTCCTTTGGATGTTGGGGGGCGCTTCTCGGTGCTTTCTCCGGTGGGGATGATGCCGGCGGCGTTCCTGGGGTTGGATCTTGAAAAGTTCCGTGTCGGGGCGATGCGTGCCTTGAATGACACGGCGGTTGTGACTCAGACGATGGCGCAAGTGGCGCAAAGTTATCAGCGGGAAGAATGGATCACTCTGCTTTGGATTTACAATTCTCGTATGAAGTCTTTCGGGGCTTGGTATCAGCAGCTGTGGGCGGAGTCTTTGGGGAAACCTGAAACTCGTGCGGGGAAACCGGCTCCGCGTGTGAGCACGCCGATGTCTGCTGTTGGGGCTTCGGATCAACATTCGATTTTGCAGCAGGTGATGGAAGGAACCAAAGACAAGTTCGTTGTGTTCCAGCGTGTGGAAGAATCCGAGGCGGGTTCTTTGCGCATCAAGAAGGCTCAGTTCAAAGAAACTCAGGACCTTGAAGGTCGCACGATGGGTGAACTGCTGCGGGCAGAAGGTTTGGCCACGCAGGAGGCTTTGAATCAGAGTGGTGTTTCCACGATGACTCTTAAGACTAAAGTCCTAGATGAGCACTCTTTGGGTTACATGTTCATGTTCTGGCAACTTGTGGTTGCGGGGCTTGGAGATTACCTGGAAATCGACGCCTTCAATCAGCCGGGTGTCGAGCTGGGCAAGAGACTAGCGAAAGAGAAATTGAAGAAAGCTTGA
- a CDS encoding diguanylate cyclase codes for MAHNDDNSDNLEKTSIVASDTFKGRLKEADDVPPAIVVLIGPPGYVGKQYPITASDIVIGRSVESQVYIDDKSLSRSHAKFAVNGSEVSVIDLGSTNKTIVNGQVIPPLASCLLKNNDQIKTGNVIFKFLEKGSIEAMTNAAMYDRAQKDALTGAHSKGALLDKGPEAMKRAEVLNEPFSLVTFDIDHFKKINDSYGHPGGDYVLKELCRIVITKLIRSNDFFARYGGEEFVLLLSGSPSKTAGEVGERIRQTIEAHDFTFEGKKIPVTISVGVATKLPNETEWTQVYDRADKALYQSKQGGRNRTTIVA; via the coding sequence ATGGCTCACAACGATGACAACTCAGACAACTTAGAAAAAACCAGTATTGTTGCCAGCGACACTTTCAAGGGTCGTCTTAAAGAGGCGGATGATGTTCCGCCGGCAATTGTTGTTTTGATCGGCCCTCCGGGCTACGTCGGTAAACAATATCCTATCACGGCCAGTGATATCGTCATCGGCCGCTCTGTGGAAAGCCAAGTCTACATTGATGATAAAAGTTTGAGCCGCTCTCACGCAAAGTTCGCTGTCAATGGCAGTGAAGTGTCCGTGATCGATTTGGGTTCCACCAATAAAACCATCGTGAATGGTCAGGTGATCCCACCCCTGGCATCGTGCCTTTTGAAAAACAATGACCAGATCAAAACCGGCAACGTGATCTTCAAGTTCCTTGAAAAAGGCAGCATTGAAGCCATGACCAATGCGGCGATGTACGATCGTGCGCAGAAGGATGCGTTGACGGGTGCTCATTCTAAGGGTGCGCTTTTGGACAAGGGACCTGAGGCGATGAAACGCGCTGAAGTTCTGAACGAGCCCTTCAGTCTTGTGACTTTCGATATCGATCACTTTAAAAAGATCAATGACAGCTACGGGCATCCGGGCGGTGACTATGTTCTGAAAGAACTGTGCCGTATCGTGATCACCAAGCTGATCCGCTCCAACGACTTCTTTGCCCGTTACGGTGGTGAAGAGTTTGTGCTGCTGCTTTCCGGTTCACCAAGCAAAACAGCTGGCGAAGTGGGCGAGCGTATTCGTCAGACGATTGAAGCCCATGACTTTACATTTGAAGGCAAGAAGATCCCGGTGACCATCTCCGTGGGTGTTGCCACCAAGCTTCCAAATGAAACCGAATGGACTCAAGTGTACGACCGTGCCGACAAGGCGCTGTACCAGTCCAAACAAGGTGGCCGTAACCGTACGACCATCGTCGCTTAA
- a CDS encoding RNA polymerase sigma factor, producing the protein MERDLNVTDLELVEKVKSGDRRSFSELVKRHQRSVLRMSLRFVKDMDTAEDVTQEAFIKAYEKLNTFEGRSSFKSWLFQIAVNTARNKLREWKRDTVDIDDVQLAVDAEAETTLVHTAVSDILKNEVEKLPFKQKTALVLRVYEDLSFNEIADIMECPYDTAKANYRHALMKLRQTFEQQAELKNWTEEVGGFFLEVNQRFAEAEG; encoded by the coding sequence ATGGAGAGAGATCTAAACGTAACGGATCTTGAACTGGTAGAAAAAGTGAAGTCTGGCGACAGACGCTCTTTTTCCGAACTCGTGAAACGACATCAGAGAAGTGTGCTGCGTATGAGTTTGCGGTTCGTAAAGGACATGGACACAGCTGAGGACGTGACGCAAGAAGCGTTCATCAAGGCTTACGAAAAGCTGAACACCTTCGAAGGTCGTTCTTCTTTCAAAAGCTGGCTGTTCCAGATCGCCGTGAACACGGCACGCAACAAACTGCGTGAGTGGAAACGCGACACCGTGGATATCGACGATGTGCAATTGGCTGTAGATGCGGAGGCCGAAACTACACTCGTCCATACGGCGGTTTCTGACATACTTAAAAATGAAGTAGAGAAGCTGCCGTTCAAGCAGAAAACAGCCCTGGTTCTTCGTGTGTACGAGGACCTGAGCTTTAACGAAATCGCTGATATTATGGAGTGCCCATACGATACAGCGAAGGCGAACTACAGACATGCTCTGATGAAACTTCGTCAGACATTCGAACAGCAGGCTGAATTGAAGAACTGGACGGAAGAAGTAGGTGGCTTCTTCCTCGAGGTTAACCAAAGATTTGCGGAAGCAGAAGGATAA